The following coding sequences lie in one Streptomyces sp. NBC_00510 genomic window:
- a CDS encoding PucR family transcriptional regulator, with protein MSDGRPDTPPASAAGRLTVRDVLDLDLVTPWVPEVVAGSAHLHRAVRWLHVAEALDVGVMLSGGEMVLTTGLLLAGDERAQREYVESMQRADVAAVVLGLGRAFRTTPEPMRRAAERCGVPLIVLHRPAPFARLTEEVHARLVHGRFAALDLSDRVRSSLTALNLSGASLQQVLDEIAAHSGCPAVVVNLAQRVLASAGNKGSLNDLLRDWERVSGQVAELAGSGAVTVGPDGWVVAPLEARGRQWGRLVLFGYHGPEEFGRVLGARASEALAMHRLLGDQDRGWEDQAAESLLHDLATGTARPEQLVTRVRAAGLPVNRRTFVPVVVRPLGAVPEGRDDMPELIEHVLAEHPGVAGLVARIGSAGTAVLLSIPYGQDADAAVHKVAVRVHEELAGRHRTAVAGAGFGCRELDEVRRSFVEAVHVADAAVAGPPGAPVARLRDVRLRGLVRLLRDEPELQAFIGRELGPLLGNPALLEVLRTYLATGRNKSAAAQVHHVSRPALYRRLQSIESLLGIDLDDWEQLTSLYVALLAHEAQRAAGPGSGR; from the coding sequence GTGAGCGACGGCAGACCGGACACACCCCCGGCGAGCGCGGCGGGGCGGCTCACCGTGCGCGACGTCCTCGACCTCGACCTCGTGACGCCCTGGGTGCCGGAGGTCGTGGCCGGTTCCGCCCATCTGCACCGCGCGGTGCGCTGGCTGCACGTGGCCGAGGCCCTGGACGTCGGGGTCATGCTCAGCGGCGGGGAGATGGTGCTGACCACCGGACTGCTGCTGGCGGGCGACGAGCGGGCGCAGCGCGAGTACGTCGAGTCGATGCAGCGCGCTGACGTCGCGGCGGTCGTCCTGGGCCTCGGCCGGGCGTTCCGCACCACGCCCGAGCCGATGCGCCGGGCCGCCGAGCGCTGCGGGGTGCCGCTGATCGTGCTGCACCGGCCGGCACCGTTCGCGCGGCTCACCGAGGAGGTGCACGCGCGGCTGGTGCACGGCCGGTTCGCCGCGCTCGACCTCTCCGACCGGGTCCGCTCCTCGCTGACCGCGCTCAACCTCTCCGGCGCCAGCCTCCAGCAGGTCCTGGACGAGATAGCGGCGCACAGCGGATGTCCGGCCGTCGTCGTCAACCTCGCGCAGCGCGTGCTGGCCTCGGCCGGGAACAAGGGCTCGCTCAACGACCTGCTGCGCGACTGGGAGCGGGTCTCGGGTCAGGTCGCCGAACTGGCCGGCAGCGGCGCGGTGACGGTCGGCCCGGACGGCTGGGTCGTCGCCCCGCTGGAGGCGCGGGGCCGGCAGTGGGGGCGCCTGGTGCTCTTCGGCTACCACGGCCCGGAGGAGTTCGGCCGGGTGCTCGGCGCCCGTGCCTCCGAGGCGCTCGCCATGCACCGCCTCCTCGGTGACCAGGACCGGGGCTGGGAGGACCAGGCCGCCGAGTCGCTGCTGCACGACCTGGCGACGGGCACGGCCCGCCCCGAGCAGTTGGTCACCCGGGTGCGCGCCGCGGGGCTCCCGGTCAACCGGCGCACCTTCGTGCCCGTCGTCGTCCGCCCCCTCGGCGCGGTGCCGGAGGGCCGGGACGACATGCCGGAGCTGATCGAGCACGTGCTGGCCGAGCACCCCGGCGTCGCCGGACTGGTGGCGCGGATCGGCTCCGCCGGCACGGCGGTCCTGCTGAGCATCCCGTACGGTCAGGACGCCGACGCCGCCGTGCACAAGGTGGCGGTGCGGGTGCACGAGGAGCTCGCCGGGCGGCACCGTACCGCGGTGGCCGGCGCGGGTTTCGGCTGCCGGGAGCTGGACGAGGTCCGCCGTTCCTTCGTCGAGGCGGTGCACGTGGCGGACGCGGCGGTCGCCGGCCCGCCCGGGGCACCGGTGGCCCGGCTGCGCGACGTGCGGTTGCGCGGCCTGGTGCGCCTGCTGCGCGACGAGCCGGAGCTGCAGGCCTTCATCGGGCGGGAGCTGGGGCCCCTGCTGGGGAACCCCGCGCTGCTGGAGGTGCTGCGCACCTATCTGGCCACGGGCCGCAACAAGTCGGCCGCCGCCCAGGTCCACCACGTCAGCCGGCCCGCCCTGTACCGGCGGTTGCAGAGCATCGAGTCGCTGCTCGGCATCGACCTGGACGACTGGGAGCAGCTCACCTCGCTGTACGTGGCGCTGCTCGCGCACGAGGCGCAGCGCGCCGCGGGGCCCGGGTCCGGCCGCTGA
- a CDS encoding TIGR03842 family LLM class F420-dependent oxidoreductase produces MDFGLVLQTDPPASGVVELMRRAERNGFTHGWTFDSTVLWQEPFVIYSQILARTERMVVGPMVTNPGTRTWEVTASTFATLNEMFGNRTICGIGRGDSAMRVAGRKPNTLARIEEAMHVIRELAEGREADLGGGTVVKFPWVRPGAELPVWMAAYGPKALAITGAKADGFILQLADVYLTEWMVKSVRDAAVAAGRDPSQVKVCVAAPAYVTEDDSPQALAHARDQCRWFGGMVGNHVADLVTRYGEVSSAVPQELTDYIKAREGYDYSHHGRTGNPDTAFVPDEIVDRFCLIGTAEQHVEKLRALKALGVDQFALYDMQDAKESTIDVYGSTVIPALRG; encoded by the coding sequence ATGGATTTTGGTCTCGTCCTGCAGACGGACCCGCCCGCGTCGGGGGTCGTGGAGCTGATGCGGCGCGCCGAGCGCAACGGCTTCACCCACGGCTGGACGTTCGACTCCACGGTGCTGTGGCAGGAGCCGTTCGTCATCTACAGCCAGATCCTGGCGCGGACGGAGCGGATGGTCGTCGGCCCGATGGTCACCAATCCGGGCACCCGTACCTGGGAGGTGACCGCCTCGACCTTCGCCACGCTGAACGAGATGTTCGGCAACCGGACGATCTGCGGCATCGGCCGGGGCGACTCGGCGATGCGAGTGGCGGGCCGCAAGCCCAACACCCTCGCCCGCATCGAGGAGGCGATGCACGTCATCCGCGAGCTCGCCGAGGGCCGCGAGGCCGACCTCGGCGGCGGGACGGTGGTGAAGTTCCCGTGGGTGCGGCCCGGTGCCGAACTGCCGGTGTGGATGGCGGCGTACGGGCCGAAGGCGCTGGCGATCACCGGGGCGAAGGCGGACGGGTTCATCCTGCAGCTCGCCGACGTCTACCTGACCGAGTGGATGGTCAAGTCGGTCAGGGACGCCGCGGTCGCCGCCGGCCGCGACCCCTCGCAGGTGAAGGTCTGCGTGGCGGCCCCCGCGTACGTCACCGAGGACGACTCCCCGCAGGCCCTGGCCCACGCCCGCGACCAGTGCCGCTGGTTCGGCGGCATGGTCGGCAACCACGTCGCCGACCTGGTGACCAGGTACGGCGAGGTGTCGAGCGCGGTCCCCCAGGAGCTCACGGATTACATCAAGGCCCGTGAGGGGTACGACTACTCGCACCACGGCCGCACCGGCAACCCCGACACCGCGTTCGTCCCCGACGAGATCGTCGACCGCTTCTGCCTCATCGGCACCGCAGAGCAGCACGTCGAGAAGCTGCGCGCCCTGAAGGCCCTCGGTGTCGACCAGTTCGCCCTGTACGACATGCAGGACGCCAAGGAGTCCACCATCGACGTCTACGGCTCCACCGTCATCCCCGCGCTCCGCGGCTGA
- a CDS encoding NCS1 family nucleobase:cation symporter-1, whose translation MTATAPPPAGRAGADGRVELSPDAVPSGPYANEDLLPVPLAKRKWTTYNFTALWIGMAHNVASWTLASGLVALGMDWKQAVLTIALANLIVLVPMLLTGHAGPKYGIPFPVFARASFGVRGANLPALVRAAVACVWFGIQTWIGGSGIFLLAGKLFGDSWATAGTIGGYPWTQWLSFVVFWIIQVAIIVRGMEMVRRFENWAAPFVIVGAIALLIWMSVKAGGFGPLLDQPSALGWGGDFWKVFFPALMGMIGFWSTLSLNIPDFTRYAAGQRAQLWGQSLGLPTTMTLFALLSVLVTSGSQAVYGEPIWDPVALAAKLDNWAAVLFALITVLVATLSVNIAANVVSPAFDLSNIAPRRISFRTGSLITAVVGVVIFPWKLLASPQAYIFTWLGTVGGLLGTVAGILIADYWILRRTRLELADLYRTEGRYWYDGGWNWRALAAFAVGGVLAIGGSHSGLDAKGVKQGPFPVDGMIPFLKPLADYGWAVGLAASLLVYLLLGRLAPDRRS comes from the coding sequence ATGACAGCCACCGCTCCACCCCCCGCCGGAAGAGCCGGGGCCGACGGCCGCGTCGAGCTCTCGCCCGACGCCGTCCCGTCCGGCCCCTACGCCAACGAGGACCTGCTCCCCGTTCCGCTCGCCAAGCGGAAGTGGACCACGTACAACTTCACCGCGCTGTGGATCGGGATGGCGCACAACGTCGCCTCCTGGACCCTCGCCTCGGGCCTGGTGGCCCTCGGCATGGACTGGAAGCAGGCGGTGCTCACCATCGCCCTCGCCAACCTCATCGTGCTCGTACCGATGCTGCTCACCGGCCACGCCGGTCCCAAGTACGGCATCCCGTTCCCGGTCTTCGCCCGCGCGTCGTTCGGGGTGCGCGGGGCCAACCTGCCCGCCCTGGTCCGGGCGGCGGTCGCCTGCGTGTGGTTCGGCATCCAGACCTGGATCGGCGGTTCCGGCATCTTCCTGCTCGCGGGGAAGCTCTTCGGCGACTCCTGGGCGACCGCCGGGACGATCGGCGGCTACCCGTGGACGCAGTGGCTCTCCTTCGTCGTCTTCTGGATCATCCAGGTCGCGATCATCGTGCGCGGCATGGAGATGGTGCGGAGGTTCGAGAACTGGGCGGCCCCCTTCGTCATCGTCGGCGCGATCGCGCTGCTGATCTGGATGAGCGTGAAGGCCGGCGGCTTCGGCCCGCTGCTCGACCAGCCCTCCGCACTCGGCTGGGGCGGTGACTTCTGGAAGGTCTTCTTCCCCGCCCTCATGGGCATGATCGGCTTCTGGTCGACCCTCTCCCTCAACATCCCCGACTTCACCCGCTACGCCGCCGGCCAGCGCGCCCAGCTGTGGGGCCAGTCCCTCGGACTGCCCACCACGATGACGCTGTTCGCGCTGCTGTCGGTGCTGGTGACCTCCGGCTCGCAGGCGGTGTATGGCGAGCCGATCTGGGACCCGGTGGCGCTGGCCGCGAAGCTCGACAACTGGGCCGCGGTGCTCTTCGCGCTGATCACGGTCCTGGTGGCCACCTTGTCGGTGAACATCGCGGCCAACGTGGTCTCGCCCGCCTTCGACCTCTCCAACATCGCGCCGCGCAGGATCAGCTTCCGCACCGGCTCGTTGATCACCGCGGTCGTGGGCGTCGTCATCTTCCCCTGGAAGCTGCTGGCCAGCCCGCAGGCGTACATCTTCACCTGGCTCGGCACCGTCGGCGGTCTGCTCGGCACGGTGGCCGGCATCCTCATCGCCGACTACTGGATCCTGCGCCGCACCCGGCTGGAACTGGCCGACCTGTACCGGACGGAGGGCCGCTACTGGTACGACGGCGGGTGGAACTGGCGGGCGCTGGCGGCGTTCGCGGTCGGCGGTGTCCTGGCCATCGGCGGCTCGCACTCCGGGCTCGACGCCAAGGGCGTCAAGCAGGGGCCGTTCCCCGTCGACGGGATGATCCCCTTCCTGAAGCCGCTCGCGGACTACGGGTGGGCCGTCGGCCTCGCCGCCTCCCTCCTCGTCTACCTCCTGCTCGGCCGTCTCGCGCCCGACCGCAGGAGCTGA